The following proteins come from a genomic window of Montipora capricornis isolate CH-2021 chromosome 9, ASM3666992v2, whole genome shotgun sequence:
- the LOC138015854 gene encoding major facilitator superfamily domain-containing protein 8-like isoform X1: MKPKAKKRSTRICVGLFFLLGGIEYAVILPTLWLYLEHRFDSEQWFFGVVFAAFCFSNLLSSPLFGFWVDYTQKTKPAILFANLFEIGGNFLYFVAWSKYWVLGARLISGIGAGIGAGIFAQIARTTTEEERTGIYSIAMALRHFGLLVGPGLNLFLRELNIKLGPFKIDAYTAPGIFMAIMWVLLEVFMLLFYFDLPVLHSVEREDFSDYSINSQAGSSVGQKSASPHFENRSINGYVVERRSYSPYSQNVNGDLTDPNSCVDEERSELLNTTAGGFHEPLKKPSVMNKWHLTKDLIREEVIVILASQFMMFFNETAFEALVTPLSEYLLGWKEIQNSILYCLIALQAILVFILVKKLSRKISDRWLMVIGVASEGLALIWYLFMLANAKPYESRVLPTLTVGTLLIVFGVPFFSVANISLYSKITDEKTQGIAQGIRRSVSGLAMIIGPLWGGALLHRLYVMLGVMAALEVILTLMIFLSFHRLKAPSKQMPTPYSEIIADNERQPLLA; this comes from the exons ATGAAGCCGAAAGCTAAGAAGAGGTCAACGCGGATTTGTGTTGGATTGTTTTTCCTTCTTGGAGGCATCGAATATG CTGTCATTCTGCCAACACTGTGGCTGTATCTTGAACACAGATTTGACTCAGAGCAGTGGTTTTTTGGAGTTGTCTTTGCTGCATTCTGTTTTTCCAATTTACTCTCCAGCCCTTTGTTCGGTTTCTGGGTGGATTACACCCAGAAAACCAAACCTGCCATTTTGTTTGCAAATCTGTTTGAGATTGGAG gcaatttcttgtattttgttgCTTGGTCTAAATACTGGGTTCTTGGTGCACGATTAATTTCTG GCATAGGTGCTGGGATAGGAGCTGGCATATTTGCTCAAATTGCAAGAACAACAACAGAGGAAGAGAGAACTGGAATTTATTCTATTGCTATGGCCTTGCGCCACTTTGGTTTATTAGTAG GTCCAGGCCTGAATCTCTTCCTAAGAGAGTTGAACATTAAGTTGGGACCATTTAAGATTGATGCCTATACTGCACCTGGG ATCTTTATGGCAATTATGTGGGTGCTTCTAGAGGTTTTCATGCTGTTATTTTACTTTGATCTGCCAGTTTTGCATTCAGTCGAGCGTGAGGATTTTTCTGATTACAGTATAAACAGTCAAGCGGGAAGTTCGGTCGGACAGAAAAGTGCATCACCtcattttgaaaatagaagTATCAATGGTTATGTGGTGGAGAGACGttcttatagtccttattcacaaaatgtcaatgGTGATTTAACAGACCCTAACTCATGTGTTGATGAGGAAAGAAGTGAACTTTTAAATACCACTGCAGGAGGTTTTCATGAACCTTTGAAGAAACCATCAGTGATGAATAAGTGGCACTTGACTAAAG ATCTTATCAGAGAggaagttattgttatcttggCGTCACAGTTCAtgatgtttttcaatgaaactgCCTTTGAG GCCCTTGTGACACCTTTGTCAGAATATCTTTTAGGTTGGAAGGAAATACAAAACAGTATTCTGTACTGTCTTATTGCATTACAG gCTATTTTAGTGTTCATTTTGGTGAAAAAGTTGAGCCGTAAGATATCAGACAG ATGGCTGATGGTCATTGGTGTTGCTTCTGAGGGGCTTGCCCTCATTTGGTATCTTTTCATGCTTGCTAATGCAAAGCCAT atgAATCACGCGTTCTTCCCACTCTGACTGTTGGCACTCTGCTCATTGTGTTTGGGGTTCCATTCTTCTCGGTTGCAAACATTTCTCTTTACTCCAAGATTACTGACGAAAAAACTCAGG GCATCGCGCAAGGTATTCGGAGGTCTGTTTCAGGCCTTGCTATGATCATAGGGCCCTTGTGGGGTGGTGCCCTCCTGCACCGGCTTTATGTTATGTTGGGAGTCATGGCAGCTCTTGAAGTCATCTTAACG
- the LOC138015854 gene encoding major facilitator superfamily domain-containing protein 8-like isoform X2: protein MKPKAKKRSTRICVGLFFLLGGIEYGNFLYFVAWSKYWVLGARLISGIGAGIGAGIFAQIARTTTEEERTGIYSIAMALRHFGLLVGPGLNLFLRELNIKLGPFKIDAYTAPGIFMAIMWVLLEVFMLLFYFDLPVLHSVEREDFSDYSINSQAGSSVGQKSASPHFENRSINGYVVERRSYSPYSQNVNGDLTDPNSCVDEERSELLNTTAGGFHEPLKKPSVMNKWHLTKDLIREEVIVILASQFMMFFNETAFEALVTPLSEYLLGWKEIQNSILYCLIALQAILVFILVKKLSRKISDRWLMVIGVASEGLALIWYLFMLANAKPYESRVLPTLTVGTLLIVFGVPFFSVANISLYSKITDEKTQGIAQGIRRSVSGLAMIIGPLWGGALLHRLYVMLGVMAALEVILTLMIFLSFHRLKAPSKQMPTPYSEIIADNERQPLLA, encoded by the exons ATGAAGCCGAAAGCTAAGAAGAGGTCAACGCGGATTTGTGTTGGATTGTTTTTCCTTCTTGGAGGCATCGAATATG gcaatttcttgtattttgttgCTTGGTCTAAATACTGGGTTCTTGGTGCACGATTAATTTCTG GCATAGGTGCTGGGATAGGAGCTGGCATATTTGCTCAAATTGCAAGAACAACAACAGAGGAAGAGAGAACTGGAATTTATTCTATTGCTATGGCCTTGCGCCACTTTGGTTTATTAGTAG GTCCAGGCCTGAATCTCTTCCTAAGAGAGTTGAACATTAAGTTGGGACCATTTAAGATTGATGCCTATACTGCACCTGGG ATCTTTATGGCAATTATGTGGGTGCTTCTAGAGGTTTTCATGCTGTTATTTTACTTTGATCTGCCAGTTTTGCATTCAGTCGAGCGTGAGGATTTTTCTGATTACAGTATAAACAGTCAAGCGGGAAGTTCGGTCGGACAGAAAAGTGCATCACCtcattttgaaaatagaagTATCAATGGTTATGTGGTGGAGAGACGttcttatagtccttattcacaaaatgtcaatgGTGATTTAACAGACCCTAACTCATGTGTTGATGAGGAAAGAAGTGAACTTTTAAATACCACTGCAGGAGGTTTTCATGAACCTTTGAAGAAACCATCAGTGATGAATAAGTGGCACTTGACTAAAG ATCTTATCAGAGAggaagttattgttatcttggCGTCACAGTTCAtgatgtttttcaatgaaactgCCTTTGAG GCCCTTGTGACACCTTTGTCAGAATATCTTTTAGGTTGGAAGGAAATACAAAACAGTATTCTGTACTGTCTTATTGCATTACAG gCTATTTTAGTGTTCATTTTGGTGAAAAAGTTGAGCCGTAAGATATCAGACAG ATGGCTGATGGTCATTGGTGTTGCTTCTGAGGGGCTTGCCCTCATTTGGTATCTTTTCATGCTTGCTAATGCAAAGCCAT atgAATCACGCGTTCTTCCCACTCTGACTGTTGGCACTCTGCTCATTGTGTTTGGGGTTCCATTCTTCTCGGTTGCAAACATTTCTCTTTACTCCAAGATTACTGACGAAAAAACTCAGG GCATCGCGCAAGGTATTCGGAGGTCTGTTTCAGGCCTTGCTATGATCATAGGGCCCTTGTGGGGTGGTGCCCTCCTGCACCGGCTTTATGTTATGTTGGGAGTCATGGCAGCTCTTGAAGTCATCTTAACG
- the LOC138015158 gene encoding uncharacterized protein, producing the protein MTNMSCKQKTCGAPTQLLPANVSNLTFEFLPSSGSKGKSPAIASRSVNIYPDLDLIGGFAFLSFASLEHLEDHIEQNEGNLTVVSVNVGKKRKAEDYNKPQANNSELQCPPSKKKSAAGKKKASVKVSSVHSTNVSSTSKAEDTPIGAKHKAATVVEKQPPGKTDTSRSSENTTSQDFPSSDLEISLLCCETVDLVDEEEILEEGAYTGKEENSLGHRVYDDTEDELAVSSSTHLDDNVGINGSSTMGCNSRPKRKKKKRRASEHCDQTSQTKFRIKKKKKPVAKGHNLQESSHAGKFESGPPSDSAIQETENLPGKAGKVKNDRNETPSQPKIERITCARTSCYLATSKSNNNLKSKFSGLGLSHGSNSTTEQIQLKTIDKSSSDVCTPNSSDREVDVGDETRSVSVLSDFSDHSSDIEPFDTHGCFLLNNKIDKVEKENYQDGDEELDVDVETVAREASKNFLVVSGIEAGHFSYHPGATSEGTIDTSIQALPNEIDIFLHCAKIQEGQIIKIINPDECLEFHPHVLPRSLRKPADVKATRSATERRRRHRLGDLFGDMKKEVFTNAYESDLYFSKQAILSKAISTLDELETELANLTNTRVQLLKQNKQLRKSRNKLIFGKSSVDVDDVKAEAILKHLNISVDEVEQECANKGPGHENEVNKDKQGEETESSVKVVEPSAKGRPRANKSLMPTCLLKPTVRSKADANGSDARVAERPQCPLETPKMSDSPKDPSPPKRASNVSCGVQTPSFGSVSKSSGLKNSDISPHAESVRQENGQPSFACDSPKVIHTVTCTSTAQVGMASNEIVKSDTLKPGLEKCTPVQTLWTNDPTKHASSPDQQPNQEGAKPSVLKILPKPAILHLNPTQQKAIMESLGQIKQPSSDKIICNLSRLSTQTNPNAPRICIIRSSGQLVKSLDSKNVMHIQITNDALKSLDTSSSSAVSGATGTSLSSQTISGSQSGGSDQNPQAPMSSTALPTVNVDKRPVFPTSSAQVLSVSSLPKPVVMASTTQIPSVIGTQKPLVLTSSTQIPLVGTVQKITIPTSTQQIISVAGTEKPVVLSSAVLTGAQKFVVHTSTPQILSVVNGQRLKMPISSGQLSEKYPKQSNPPPETTLTNLTITPQMPHGEQRKLSMTKSLLQGTPGKSQTSVDVTLRALAALNQLQANNPAPPSLTETVTNPLVPNESSGSGSLVGLRNVVMKVGSKEHISTPCVKFPMIALTSVKTNTTRQMTVASSSAMTCKQCAVTNVCPVAFGSPKVLLPLSSSVSAPSSTSLDTSVPSTIVPTISVPSSTSLNKSFTVSASISPNVININSNLDAVSQPFIGPCLDPLSFLPGELATSTATITSKQSSLSSVGGEKQVNKEAPDSNSSTSPSFGQCDVFNPESSISSTVLTQEMLKIPGINQSPKESTLLLKPSDLPLTDVFPDLAEIDSLVSHITSVSATDPLSCGNKGTADKSDRPNPREQTYSLRSSAVSIKQSSPLKATTRDSKKGKSPSKT; encoded by the exons ATGACCAACATGTCGTGCAAACAGAAAACGTGTGGAGCTCCAACCCAACTTTTACCTGCAAATGTATCGAATTTGACGTTTGAATTTCTTCCATCGAGCGGAAGTAAGGGTAAATCTCCAGCTATAGCGTCCAGAAGCGTAAATATTTATCCCGATTTGGATTTAATTGGTGGATTTGCCTTCCTGTCTTTTGCGTCACTTGAACATCTTGAAGATCACATCGAGCAAAACGAAGGTAATCTTACAGTGGTCAGCGTCAATGTTGGGAAAAAGAGAAAAGCCGAAGATTATAATAAGCCACAGGCAAATAATTCTGAATTACAATGTCCCCCAAGCAAGAAGAAATCGGCTGCTGGAAAGAAGAAAGCGTCGGTGAAGGTCAGTTCTGTTCACTCGACCAACGTCTCCTCAACATCGAAGGCCGAAGATACTCCGATTGGTGCAAAGCATAAGGCAGCAACTGTGGTTGAAAAGCAACCACCGGGAAAGACTGATACTTCACGAAGTAGTGAGAATACAACTTCTCAAGATTTCCCGAGCTCAGATTTAGAAATTTCGCTGCTGTGTTGTGAAACTGTTGATTTAGTGGATGAAGAGGAAATTTTGGAGGAAGGCGCATACACCGGGAAGGAAGAGAACTCCCTTGGTCACAGGGTTTATGATGACACAGAGGATGAATTAGCAGTTAGTTCCTCAACTCATCTGGATGATAACGTTGGCATAAATGGAAGCAGCACCATGGGTTGTAATTCAAgaccaaaaaggaaaaagaagaaaagacgAGCATCTGAACATTGTGATCAGACAAGCCAGACCAAATTTAggataaagaaaaagaagaaaccaGTTGCCAAGGGCCATAATTTACAAGAATCATCCCATGCAGGCAAATTTGAAAGTGGCCCACCTTCAGATTCAGCAATTCAGGAAACTGAAAATTTGCCAGGCAAAGCTGGAAAAGTGAAAAATGATAGGAATGAAACACCATCACAGCCAAAAATTGAGAGGATAACTTGTGCACGCACATCCTGTTACCTTGCAACAAGCAAGAGCAATAATAATCTAAAAAGCAAGTTTTCAGGATTAGGTTTGTCACATGGCTCAAATTCCACTACAGAACAGATTCAACTTAAAACTATCGACAAGAGTTCTTCAGATGTTTGTACACCCAACAGTAGTGACCGTGAAGTTGACGTAGGTGATGAAACAAGAAGTGTTAGTGTGCTGTCTGATTTCAGCGATCATTCATCTGATATTGAACCTTTTGATACTCATGGCTGTTTTCTGTTGAACAACAAGATTGATAAAGTGGAAAAAGAGAATTATCAAGATGGAGATGAAGAGTTGGATGTGGATGTTGAAACTGTCGCCAGAGAAGCAAGTAAGAACTTTCTTGTGGTCAGTGGCATTGAGGCAGGGCATTTCAGTTATCATCCAGGTGCAACAAGTGAAGGAACAATAGATACTTCAATTCAAGCCCTCCCAAATGAAATTGATATCTTTTTACACTGTGCTAAGATTCAAGAAGGGCAGATAATAAAGATCATCAACCCAGATGAATGTCTTGAATTCCATCCTCATGTCTTACCAAGGAGTTTGCGAAAACCAGCTGATGTCAAGGCAACCAGAAGTGCCACTGAAAGGAGGCGTCGCCATCGTTTAGGGGATTTGTTTGGCGACATGAAGAAAGAAGTCTTTACAAATGCATATGAATCAGATTTGTATTTCAGCAAACAGGCTATTCTGAGCAAGGCAATATCAACCCTTGATGAACTTGAAACAGAACTCGCGAACTTGACCAACACTCGGGTTCAATTATTGAAACAGAACAAGCAATTAAGAAAGTCTAGAAACAAACTAATATTTGGGAAATCATCTGTAGATGTGGATGATGTTAAAGCTGAAGCTATTCTTAAACATCTTAACATAAGTGTGGATGAGGTCGAGCAAGAATGTGCAAATAAAGGACCTGGTCACGAAAATGAAGTTAACAAAGACAAGCAGGGTGAAGAAACTGAATCAAGTGTTAAGGTTGTTGAGCCATCAGCTAAGGGTCGTCCAAGGGCAAACAAGAGTCTGATGCCAACTTGTTTACTGAAACCGACTGTTAGAAGCAAAGCTGATGCAAACGGATCCGATGCTCGTGTCGCTGAGAGGCCGCAATGCCCACttgaaacaccaaaaatgagTGATTCCCCAAAAGATCCATCACCTCCAAAGAGAGCTTCAAACGTTTCTTGCGGTGTGCAGACACCATCTTTTGGCAGTGTCTCAAAATCCTCTGGATTAAAGAACTCTGACATATCCCCCCATGCTGAATCAGTGAGGCAGGAAAATGGTCAACCAAGTTTCGCTTGTGATTCTCCCAAAGTGATTCATACAGTCACATGCACATCAACTGCACAGGTTGGAATGGCCAGCAATGAAATTGTAAAGAGTGATACTTTGAAACCAGGGCTGGAAAAGTGTACACCAGTACAAACATTGTGGACAAATGACCCAACAAAACATGCTTCATCTCCTGATCAGCAACCAAACCAGGAAGGGGCCAAACCAAGTGTGTTGAAGATTCTACCAAAGCCTGCAATTCTTCACCTAAATCCCACACAACAGAAAGCAATCATGGAATCCTTGGGACAAATCAAGCAGCCATCAAGTGATAAGATTATCTGTAACTTGTCCAGATTAAGCACCCAAACCAACCCCAATGCACCACGGATTTGCATCATTAGGAGTAGTGGCCAGCTAGTGAAGAGTTTGGACAGCAAGAATGTTATGCATATTCAGATTACAAATGATGCCCTTAAGAGTCTAGACACTAGCAGTAGCAGTGCAGTTTCCGGGGCCACAGggacgtcattatcaagccAGACTATATCAGGTAGCCAATCAGGTGGGAGTGATCAGAACCCTCAAGCACCAATGTCATCCACTGCTTTACCCACTGTAAATGTTGATAAAAGACCTGTTTTTCCAACTTCGTCTGCTCAAGTCCTTTCTGTGTCAAGTCTTCCAAAACCTGTAGTAATGGCATCAACCACTCAGATCCCTTCTGTAATTGGTACTCAAAAACCCTTAGTCCTCACTTCATCAACTCAAATTCCTTTGGTTGGCACAGTTCAGAAGATTACTATCCCAACTTCAACACAACAAATAATTTCTGTGGCTGGTACTGAAAAACCGGTTGTGTTGAGTTCAGCTGTTCTAACAGGTGCTCAAAAGTTTGTGGTGCACACTTCCACACCACAAATTCTCTCTGTGGTTAATGGACAAAGACTTAAAATGCCCATTTCATCTGGTCAACTATCAGAAAAATACCCTAAACAAAGTAATCCCCCACCAGAGACCACTTTGACGAACTTGACCATTACACCTCAAATGCCTCATGGCGAACAAAGAAAATTGTCTATGACGAAAAGCCTCCTCCAAGGGACACCAGGTAAAAGTCAAACAAGTGTAGATGTGACTCTACGAGCGCTTGCAGCATTGAACCAATTACAGGCCAACAATCCAGCACCTCCCTCTCTCACAGAAACAGTCACTAATCCATTGGTTCCCAATGAAAGCTCTGGAAGTGGATCCCTTGTGGGGTTAAGAAATGTTGTTATGAAAGTTGGATCTAAAGAACACATTTCAACACCATGTGTCAAATTTCCAATGATTGCCTTGACATCAGTCAAAACAAACACAACAAGGCAAATGACAGTAGCCTCATCAAGTGCAATGACATGTAAACAGTGTGCAGTGACCAATGTATGCCCTGTAGCCTTTGGATCACCTAAGGTACTTCTTCCACTGTCATCCTCCGTATCAGCACCATCGTCAACATCACTTGATACATCTGTACCTTCCACCATTGTACCAACCATTTCTGTGCCCTCTTCAACATCCCTTAATAAAAGTTTCACTGTGTCAGCATCCATCTCTCCTAATGTTATCAACATCAATTCTAATCTTGATGCAGTTTCCCAGCCATTCATCGGCCCATGTCTGGATCCTTTAAGTTTCTTACCTGGAGAGCTAGCAACATCAACTGCAACAATAACCTCCAAGCAAAGTTCCTTGTCAAGCGTTGGTGGAGAAAAACAGGTCAATAAAGAAGCTCCTGATTCCAACAGCAGCACGAGCCCCTCTTTTGGTCAGTGTGATGTTTTCAATCCTGAATCTTCAATTTCTTCTACAGTACTGACCcaagaaatgttgaaaatacCTGGCATTAACCAGAGTCCTAAAGAGTCAACTCTGCTTCTTAAACCATCAGATCTTCCTTTGACAGATGTGTTTCCAGATCTGGCTGAAATAGACTCATTGGTTTCCCACATAACCTCAGTCAGTGCCACAGATCCTTTAAGCTGTGGCAACAAAGGAACTGCAGACAAATCTGACAGGCCCAATCCGAGAGAACAAACGTACTCTTTGCGCAGCTCTGCTGTTTCCATCAAGCAGTCCAGCCCACTGAAAGCAACAACAAGGGATTCCAAGAAAG GAAAGTCTCCATCCAAAACATAA